One genomic segment of Ehrlichia chaffeensis str. Arkansas includes these proteins:
- the zapE gene encoding cell division protein ZapE: MKEIFDHYYSMVDSGKITYDEQQVKLLNELTPYLSVEKICCFLPIKKRLQKVGVYIYGEVGRGKSMITDIYYNACKIERKKRQHFNQFMKTVHTLLHEFKSSRVKDPLHKVAKTMVHGVDLLCLDEIQVYDICDAMILGRLFSIIFDQKVIVMMTSNYAPVDLYQDGIQRQSFESTISLIIERMCVVHLSGKQDYRAIKDLGISDIYFIGDDSYIKLSQLFFEMANGRRVEPVTLHVCRRNIKVNKTFDNVAWFDFDELCGKALWVSDYQEIVRNFSVIFIANIPVFNHYNQNEMRRFTILIDELYENKVKIFCSLAVEPKLLYYLQEVPVDFQRTISRLMEMRSPSYYNI, encoded by the coding sequence ATGAAAGAAATTTTTGATCACTATTATTCTATGGTGGATAGTGGTAAAATCACTTATGATGAGCAGCAAGTTAAGCTATTAAACGAATTAACACCATATTTATCTGTTGAGAAAATTTGTTGCTTTTTGCCTATAAAAAAGAGACTACAGAAGGTTGGGGTATACATATATGGAGAAGTAGGCAGAGGGAAGTCTATGATTACAGATATATATTATAATGCTTGTAAAATAGAAAGGAAGAAACGACAACATTTCAATCAGTTTATGAAGACAGTGCATACTTTATTACATGAGTTTAAATCATCTCGTGTCAAAGATCCACTGCATAAAGTTGCTAAAACAATGGTTCATGGTGTAGATTTATTATGTCTAGATGAAATACAGGTATATGATATTTGTGATGCTATGATATTGGGTCGATTATTTTCTATTATTTTTGATCAGAAAGTTATTGTTATGATGACTTCAAATTATGCTCCTGTAGATCTGTATCAGGATGGTATTCAAAGGCAATCTTTTGAATCTACAATATCATTAATAATTGAGAGAATGTGTGTTGTACATTTATCTGGTAAACAAGACTATCGGGCTATTAAGGATTTAGGGATAAGTGATATATATTTTATAGGAGATGATTCTTATATAAAGTTATCTCAATTGTTTTTTGAAATGGCAAATGGTAGGAGGGTAGAACCTGTAACATTACATGTTTGTAGGAGAAATATTAAAGTGAATAAAACTTTTGATAATGTTGCATGGTTTGATTTTGATGAGTTATGTGGAAAAGCATTATGGGTATCAGATTATCAGGAAATAGTACGTAATTTTTCAGTAATATTTATTGCAAATATTCCTGTGTTTAATCATTATAATCAAAATGAGATGCGTAGATTTACTATTTTAATAGATGAATTATATGAAAACAAAGTTAAAATTTTTTGTTCTCTTGCTGTAGAGCCTAAGTTGTTATATTACTTGCAAGAGGTACCTGTGGATTTTCAACGTACTATTTCGCGTTTAATGGAAATGCGGTCACCATCTTACTATAATATTTAA
- the hemH gene encoding ferrochelatase, whose translation MNKQYVSKKVAVVLFNLGGPQSLCEVRPFLFNLFYDKNIINISNPLRFILATLLSFFRKRKAIEIYKHLNGQSPILSETKIQASSLEHILNNHNENQYKVFIFMRHSKPSAKSTIKSVCQYRPDKIILIPLYPHYSTTTTLSAIQHWNYHMKKSRFHCPTSTICCYYNNENYIKAHCQLIIEKYREAQNYGSPRILFSAHSLPLSIVQRGDPYQHQIEQTVLLITKSLNISSLDYKICYQSKVGNIKWLEPSTISAINQAKQDDVPIVLVPISFVSENSETLVELDIECKKIISKENMFFRVPTLSNNEYYIKCLQEMCTQAHHKNTCPVQCKMCFETLHYSS comes from the coding sequence ATGAACAAACAATACGTGTCAAAAAAAGTAGCAGTAGTATTATTTAATTTAGGTGGTCCTCAGTCACTATGTGAAGTAAGGCCGTTCCTATTCAATTTGTTTTATGATAAAAATATTATAAACATATCAAATCCTCTAAGGTTTATATTGGCAACATTACTTTCATTCTTCAGAAAGAGAAAAGCAATAGAAATATATAAACATCTTAATGGACAGTCACCAATATTAAGCGAAACAAAAATACAAGCTTCATCTCTTGAACACATATTAAATAATCACAATGAAAACCAATACAAAGTTTTTATATTCATGCGACATTCAAAACCTTCAGCTAAAAGCACAATAAAATCTGTATGTCAGTATCGTCCAGACAAAATAATTCTAATACCTTTATATCCACATTACTCAACAACCACCACACTATCAGCTATCCAACACTGGAACTATCACATGAAAAAAAGTAGATTTCACTGCCCTACTTCAACGATTTGTTGCTATTATAATAATGAAAATTATATAAAAGCACACTGCCAGTTAATTATAGAAAAATACCGGGAAGCACAAAATTATGGATCACCAAGAATATTATTTTCAGCACATAGTTTACCACTGAGTATAGTACAACGAGGTGACCCATACCAACATCAAATAGAACAAACCGTATTATTAATTACCAAGTCTTTAAATATATCATCATTAGATTATAAAATATGTTATCAAAGCAAAGTTGGCAACATAAAATGGTTAGAACCCAGTACAATATCAGCAATTAATCAAGCAAAACAAGATGATGTACCTATAGTATTAGTTCCTATATCGTTTGTATCAGAAAATTCTGAAACTCTAGTAGAATTAGATATAGAGTGCAAGAAAATCATATCAAAAGAAAATATGTTCTTCAGAGTACCTACATTAAGCAACAATGAATATTACATCAAGTGCTTACAGGAAATGTGCACACAAGCACATCACAAAAATACATGCCCTGTGCAATGTAAAATGTGTTTTGAAACTTTACATTATTCCTCGTAA
- a CDS encoding cell division protein ZapA → MNNSNPQVIEITVRNNTYRVACNKTEEPHLRNLVDKFNALVNSISSAEKGKGSDALIFLLAGLTLEDEKHELKTQLKKTKDEMLTYKKYFDDYLKIKNEVSNILSHTLLRIEKLIHNLEKS, encoded by the coding sequence GTGAATAACTCTAACCCACAAGTTATTGAAATTACTGTCAGAAATAACACATACAGAGTAGCATGTAATAAAACAGAAGAACCACACTTACGCAATTTAGTAGATAAATTCAATGCATTAGTTAACTCAATATCAAGTGCAGAAAAAGGCAAAGGGTCTGATGCTTTAATATTTTTACTAGCAGGATTAACACTAGAAGATGAGAAACACGAACTGAAGACTCAATTAAAAAAAACAAAAGATGAAATGTTAACGTATAAAAAATACTTTGATGATTATTTAAAAATAAAAAACGAAGTAAGTAATATATTATCACATACATTATTAAGAATAGAAAAATTAATTCATAATTTAGAAAAATCTTAG
- a CDS encoding DUF4164 domain-containing protein, producing MNQINNNSEFQQNLDKAFDRLESLLIQKLNNKNNISQYKATIELLTEEKNKLDQQLTNKTNECNSWKEICHETIHRLNSTIENIKAILKRSK from the coding sequence ATGAATCAAATAAATAACAATTCAGAATTCCAACAGAATTTAGACAAAGCATTTGACAGATTAGAGTCTTTATTAATACAAAAACTAAACAATAAAAATAATATATCCCAATATAAAGCAACTATAGAATTACTTACTGAAGAAAAAAATAAGTTAGATCAACAACTTACAAACAAAACAAATGAATGTAACAGTTGGAAAGAAATATGTCATGAAACTATTCATCGTTTAAATTCTACAATAGAAAATATCAAAGCTATTTTAAAAAGGAGCAAGTAA
- a CDS encoding HU family DNA-binding protein has product MLKSHLIQHISKKNPSLSEEIVSKILNIFFSLIVDYLKNDCRVELRGFGSFTVRSYNIKTANARLAKSKYKKVYFRASSKFIKIINQ; this is encoded by the coding sequence ATGTTAAAATCACATTTAATTCAGCACATATCAAAAAAAAATCCTTCTCTTAGTGAAGAGATAGTATCTAAGATATTAAATATATTCTTTTCATTAATTGTAGATTATTTAAAGAATGATTGTAGGGTAGAATTAAGAGGTTTTGGATCATTTACAGTAAGGAGTTATAATATAAAAACTGCTAATGCAAGGTTAGCAAAAAGTAAGTATAAGAAAGTATACTTTAGAGCTAGTAGTAAATTTATTAAGATTATAAATCAATAA
- the sppA gene encoding signal peptide peptidase SppA, whose translation MSDQLLKIEVLNSKVKLWRVFAFFMIFVLLMLVNYIDISKISSFLDNEYIAKVNIEGKIETNEEMDALLKKIAEDNHVTGLILNINSPGGSVTGSEILYQNIRNVSKNKPVVALLNDFAASGGYMTAIAADYIIARHTTITGSIGVLMQYIGINPLAEKMGISLKSIKSSNLKAETSPFEELTEEKEESIRRIIKNSYDYFVDIVADRRKMEKDQVLKIANGSIYTGSEALSIGLVDQIGGQDEAMNWFHSQNISTQKVKVLSKKKHKSIIENVSSFISQVVHYYINK comes from the coding sequence ATGTCTGATCAATTACTAAAAATAGAAGTATTAAATTCTAAAGTAAAGTTATGGCGGGTTTTTGCATTTTTTATGATATTCGTATTGTTAATGTTAGTTAACTATATTGACATATCAAAGATTAGTAGTTTTTTAGACAATGAATATATTGCTAAAGTGAATATTGAAGGAAAAATTGAAACAAACGAAGAAATGGATGCATTACTGAAAAAGATTGCCGAAGACAATCATGTTACAGGGTTGATATTAAATATTAACAGTCCAGGAGGTTCAGTTACAGGCAGTGAAATTTTATATCAAAATATACGTAATGTTTCAAAAAATAAGCCAGTAGTCGCACTGTTAAATGATTTTGCTGCATCAGGTGGATACATGACTGCAATCGCTGCAGATTATATAATAGCGCGTCATACCACTATTACTGGATCAATTGGTGTGTTAATGCAATACATTGGTATTAACCCTTTAGCAGAAAAAATGGGTATCTCTTTAAAATCAATAAAATCCTCAAATCTAAAAGCAGAAACATCTCCTTTTGAAGAGTTAACAGAAGAAAAAGAAGAATCTATACGTCGTATTATTAAAAACTCATATGATTACTTTGTTGATATAGTAGCAGACCGCAGAAAAATGGAAAAGGACCAGGTATTAAAGATAGCAAATGGCAGTATATATACAGGGTCTGAAGCATTATCTATAGGGTTAGTTGATCAGATCGGTGGACAAGATGAAGCAATGAATTGGTTCCACTCACAAAATATTAGCACACAGAAAGTCAAAGTATTATCAAAAAAAAAACACAAATCTATAATTGAAAATGTAAGTTCATTTATATCTCAGGTTGTTCATTATTATATTAATAAATAA